Proteins encoded by one window of Kwoniella dejecticola CBS 10117 chromosome 9, complete sequence:
- a CDS encoding mitochondrial 54S ribosomal protein mL58, with protein MAAPILASSSRAVLSLPTISKVGSTRGVLHRARPPRIPKLNSPHTPKEPLPTSGTSHPVDPKIHPRQNAASGSSSVLLEDTGLTFHHSPPPSAPSYTNGAIPPLLQWLNGKSISLSGEEKAPKLEGRRTYEGELTWTEEVVERMQALRAEGKSRKQIGDALQLPQDQYRLISRVAPQTTVQKASRLTGLEAQKATWGYRKKLARAVTEKRKEFW; from the exons ATGGCTGCCCCTATCCTAGCATCTTCCTCCCGAGCGGTTCTGTCTCTCCCGACGATATCGAAAGTCGGCTCAACACGAGGAGTTTTACATCGAGCTCGTCCACCCAGAATACCTAAGCTCAACTCACCGCATACTCCGAAAGAACCGTTACCTACATCGGGTACTTCGCATCCCGTCGATCCCAAGATACATCCTCGACAGAATGCCGCATCGGGCTCGTCATCGGTTCTGTTAGAAGACACAGGGTTGACTTTCCACCATTCCCCCCCACCCTCTGCACCATCTTATACGAACGGCGCCATACCTCCTCTCTTACAATGGTTGAATGGGAAGAGCATTAGTCTGTCtggagaggagaaggcaCCGAAGCTGGAGGGAAGACGAACGTATGAAGGCGAGCTGACTTGGACGGAAGAGGTTGTTGAGAGGATGCAAGCTTTACGAGCGGAGGGGAAAAGTAGGAAGCAAATTGGTGATGC CTTGCAACTCCCTCAAGATCAATACCGCCTGATATCACGAGTCGCACCGCAAACAACTGTACAAAAGGCTTCGAGGTTGACGGGGCTAGAGGCGCAGAAGGCTACCTGGGGCTACAGGAAGAAGCTCGCTCGAGCAGTCacagagaagaggaaggagttCTGGTAG
- a CDS encoding cytosolic Fe-S cluster assembly factor NAR1, with translation MAFSGALTITDLDDFLTPSQACIIPVRNKPSVTAEEGSTEIQIDSNNNYYEVSTYPTDNAGPGPSTSSAKKALEKAEINLNDCLACSGCITSTESLLITLQSQNEVLEFIKTNPTSTDPDAPCHSPRLPILSISPQTLASLSAAYSSATSRPPIPLLTLLRRIRAFLSQPEKGGWKVWDTTFARHMSLKETVTEYYERKDKKEKGKAAELPMLASACPGWVCYAEKAQGDLLHLLSAAKSSQGIVGALAKNWYGQKSHRKPNEIYHVTAMPCYDKKLEASRSDFYSSLYSTKDVDCVLTTGELDLLLQELGFEPYQPVSEEDVPSLIGSEESPYPEMLTHEGSSSGSYLATIIRDIQNNHPNPTRITTREIRGSTDNVEYLMHDSITGEVLFKGAKVYGFRNLQNLVRKVAKETGIGKAGRSGAGAGKLSLAVAARRRKAKVASNGDTGTSTPTSDAESIASLSLASGEDKKLDFVEVMACPGGCVNGGGQMKPVAVGSNGNEKMDMDVDEEGYTRPIPDEGTDIADVPSKTSSGLGGVEEGMRWSTKEWVEKVENIYWTGLPTPPPSPPLGASIIDTQIYQQTINGQSNGSNGHVHEAKSTDKNRTQQADQMAEQIVLDVCGEDSAKRWEFLRTRFRKVESDILAQGGVTLEAVKW, from the exons ATGGCTTTCTCCGGTGCTTTG ACCATAACGGATCTGGACGATTTCTTGACCCCCTCACAAGCTTGTATCATCCCTGTGCGAAACAAACCGAGTGTTACAGCAGAGGAAGGCTCT ACCGAGATCCAGATTGACTCCAATAATAACTACTATGAAGTATCGACTTACCCCACCGATAATGCTGGGCCAGGACCATCGACTTCAAGTGCGAAGAAAGCGCTGGAGAAGGCTGAAATCAACCTGAACGACTGCCTGGCTTGCAG CGGTTGCATTACCTCCACCGAATCTTTGCTCATCACACTACAATCCCAGAACGAGGTTCTCGAATTTATCAAGACCAACCCGACTTCCACCGATCCAGATGCACCGTGCCACAGTCCCCGTTTACCAATCTTATCAATCTCACCTCAGACTTTAGCTTCCTTGTCAGCTGCTTATAGCTCAGCCACCTCGCGTCCACCCATCCCGCTTTTGACTTTACTCCGCCGCATCAGAGCGTTTCTGAGCCAGCCAGAAAAAGGTGGCTGGAAAGTATGGGACACGACCTTCGCGCGACATATGAGCCTGAAGGAGACTGTTACGGAGTATTATGAGCGGAAGGataagaaggaaaaggggaaagCTGCTGAATTGCCTATGCTGGCTAGTGCTTGTCCTGGATGGGTATGCTATGCCGAGAAAGCTCAAGGGGACTTACTGCACTTGCTGAGCGCAGCTAAAAGTAGTCAGGGAATAGTGGGCGCATTGGCTAAGAATTGGTATGGCCAGAAATCGCATCGCAA ACCAAACGAGATATACCATGTTACTGCTATGCCATGTTACGACAAGAAGCTTGAAGCCTCTCGATCAGACTTCTACTCCTCTCTCTACTCTACTAAAGACGTCGACTGTGTCCTTACCACCGGTGAATTAGATCTATTACTACAAGAACTAGGTTTCGAGCCATATCAACCTGtctccgaagaagatgtacCCTCTCTGATCGGAAGCGAGGAATCGCCTTACCCCGAGATGCTCACTCACGAAGGATCTTCCTCCGGCTCATACCTTGCCACCATCATACGAGACATCCAGAACAATCACCCTAATCCGACCAGAATCACCACGAGGGAAATCAGAGGATCAACAGACAACGTCGAATATCTCATGCACGATTCGATCACCGGAGAAGTATTGTTCAAAGGAGCGAAAGTGTACGGATTCAGGAATCTGCAGAACCTAGTAAGGAAAGTCGCGAAGGAAACCGGGATCGGAAAAGCAGGACGATCAGGAGCGGGAGCTGGGAAATTGAGTCTGGCAGTAGCTGCTCGAAGGCGGAAAGCCAAGGTTGCAAGTAATGGCGATACGGGCACGTCTACGCCTACTTCGGATGCGGAGAGTATAGCGAGTCTGAGCTTGGCGAGtggagaagacaagaagcTGGATTTCGTAGAGGTCATGGCCTGTCCCGGAGGATGTGTGAATGGTGGAGGACAGATGAAACCTGTCGCAGTCGGGTCAAATGGAAATGAGAAAATGGATATGGAtgtagatgaagagggatacACTAGACCTATTCCTGATGAGGGCACCGACATAGCTGATGTACCGAGCAAAACCTCCAGTGGATTGGGAGGAGtagaagaagggatgagatggtcgacTAAAGAATGGGTTGAGAAAGTAGAAAATATCTATTGGACCGGATTACCTACCCCGCCCCCATCGCCTCCGCTCGGAGCTTCGATTATCGATACACAGATATACCAACAAACCATCAATGGCCAAAGTAACGGCAGTAATGGACACGTACACGAAGCCAAATCAACAGACAAGAATCGAACGCAACAGGCTGATCAAATGGCCGAGCAAATTGTTTTAGATGTTTGTGGAGAAGATTCAGCCAAGAGATGGGAGTTCTTGAGGACTAGATTCAGGAAAGTGGAGAGTGATATTCTGGCCCAGGGCGGGGTGACGCTAGAAGCTGTCAAATGGTAG